A window from Heteronotia binoei isolate CCM8104 ecotype False Entrance Well chromosome 15, APGP_CSIRO_Hbin_v1, whole genome shotgun sequence encodes these proteins:
- the LOC132583536 gene encoding olfactory receptor 2AP1-like, whose protein sequence is MYENQTIITEFILLGFGDIYSFQILLFPPFLVIYIVTVMGNTLIFGLVVFDRHLYTPMYFFLGNLSFLEACYSSTLFPRMLLAFLTGNRMISFDSCLIQWYIYCSLEVTECCLLCAMSYDRYLAICKPLHYAITMTSQTCIQLAAAAWINGFFICLILLIMMLQLTFCGPNEMDHYFCDYFPILKVSCSDTSLIKMVGTVVAAVFTLPPFLLTLTSYVYIIATMLKIPSSTGRKKAFSTCSSHLVVVSIFYGSLMIAYMVPEQELKRNMGKFPSLLYTVLPPLLNPFIYSLRNKEVKDALRNIVEGEGFSVKSIKRQMAALSFLRFELHLQPQLRVMGVRPFVVWDVGSLGPIEPMYDHCGLEVGVLPAEDAKGNNKNLSEEDCNGRQGALY, encoded by the exons ATGTATGAAAACCAGACTATAATTACAGAATTCATCCTCCTGGGATTTGGGGATATTTATAGTTTTCAGATTCTTCTCTTCCCACCATTTCTAGTCATTTATATTGTAACTGTGATGGGAAATACTCTCATCTTTGGCCTTGTTGTATTTGATAGACACCTGTATACTCCCATGTACTTCTTTCTGGGTAACCTCTCCTTCTTAGAGGCTTGCTACTCCTCCACTCTATTTCCAAGGATGCTTCTGGCTTTCTTGACTGGGAACAGAATGATTTCCTTTGATAGCTGCCTCATCCAATGGTACATCTATTGTTCCTTGGAAGTTACAGAATGCTGTTTGCTGTGTGCGATGTCTTATGACAGGTATCTAGCAATCTGTAAACCACTTCATTATGCAATAACCATGACTTCCCAGACTTGTATCCAATTAGCAGCTGCAGCTTGGATTAATGGCTTTTTCATTTGCTTAATATTACTCATCATGATGTTGCAGTTAACGTTTTGTGGCCCTAATGAAATGGATCATTATTTTTGTGACTATTTTCCAATACTAAAAGTCTCCTGCAGTGATACTAGTTTGATTAAAATGGTCGGTACTGTTGTGGCAGCCGTTTTTACACTCCCTCCTTTTCTTCTAACCTTGACATCCTATGTATACATCATAGCAACCATGTTGAAAATCCCCTCCTCCACAGGGAGGAAGAAGGCCTTTTCCACTTGCTCCTCTCACTTGGTTGTGGTTTCTATTTTCTATGGGTCACTAATGATTGCATATATGGTACCAGAGCAAGAATTAAAGAGAAACATGGGGAAGTTTCCATCTCTCCTGTACACAGTGCTGCCCCCTTTGCTTAACCCTTTCATATATAGCCTGAGAAACAAAGAGGTAAAGGATGCACTAAGAAATATTGTTG AAGGGGAGGGCTTCTCGGTGAAATCCATCAAGAGGCAGATGGCAGCGCTGTCCTTCCTTA GATTTGAGTTGCATCTACAGCCGCAGCTAAGAGTTATGGGGGTGAGGCCATTCGTCGTGTGGGACGTTGGAAGTCTGGGACCTATCGAGCCTATGTACGACCATTGCGGCCTTGAG